The following are from one region of the Actinoplanes sp. L3-i22 genome:
- a CDS encoding STAS domain-containing protein, with product MEHPAYVVVTAEGTVRLVLAGSLVLVRHADVLTHLEQALKAEPSTHVAVDLTEVTSMDSSGVALLLLVRRCARRAAKTFHVAGTPPEVLRHLHLAGLTVFLGLRPPDDARLSRTGGPAPPEFATSGGRAAPLAEVLDEAFGGDNMGHIRRQLSGYADGLAMSGQERYNLLLAATEIMTNAVRYGGGSGHITAAGRGNLLFLSISDSGRGIPRRYRGERPRPRPGHIGLYGLWLVGQICQRVDIDTGPGGTRVQLTFAVATG from the coding sequence ATGGAGCATCCCGCGTACGTCGTAGTCACCGCGGAGGGCACGGTTCGTCTGGTACTCGCAGGATCACTGGTCCTGGTGCGCCACGCCGACGTGCTGACGCATCTGGAACAGGCGTTGAAGGCCGAGCCGAGCACGCACGTGGCCGTCGACCTGACCGAAGTCACCTCAATGGACTCCTCCGGAGTCGCTCTGCTGCTGCTCGTGCGCCGGTGCGCGCGGCGCGCGGCCAAGACGTTCCACGTGGCCGGCACTCCCCCCGAGGTGCTGAGACACCTCCATCTGGCCGGCCTGACCGTGTTCCTCGGCCTGCGCCCGCCGGACGACGCCCGCCTTTCACGCACCGGCGGCCCGGCCCCGCCGGAGTTCGCCACCTCGGGCGGGCGCGCCGCGCCGCTCGCCGAGGTCCTCGACGAGGCGTTCGGCGGCGACAACATGGGACACATCCGGCGGCAGCTGTCCGGCTACGCCGACGGCCTGGCGATGTCCGGGCAGGAGCGCTACAACCTGCTGCTCGCGGCAACCGAGATCATGACCAACGCGGTACGTTACGGCGGCGGCTCGGGCCACATCACCGCTGCCGGACGCGGCAACCTGCTGTTCCTCAGCATCAGCGACAGCGGCCGCGGCATTCCCCGCCGCTACCGCGGCGAACGCCCCCGCCCGCGCCCCGGCCACATCGGCCTCTACGGCCTGTGGCTGGTGGGCCAGATCTGCCAGCGGGTCGACATCGACACCGGCCCCGGCGGCACCAGGGTTCAGCTGACCTTCGCGGTCGCGACCGGGTGA